A DNA window from Gammaproteobacteria bacterium contains the following coding sequences:
- a CDS encoding YihA family ribosome biogenesis GTP-binding protein, translating into MKNIYAQSSFLTSAAKPSQAPTDIGGEVAFAGRSNAGKSSALNTITNQTKLARTSKTPGRTQLLNFFQVNEDIRLVDLPGYGFAKVPLAVKLNWEKSLSEYLETRKSLKGMILLCDSRRALTEYDQQMILWCHQAGLAVHILLTKSDKLKKGPAKASLLAAKRLLPTLHPDASVQLFSSLKKTGVDEAIKQLNQWLVTEKPGTDHGSSGDDML; encoded by the coding sequence ATGAAAAATATCTATGCCCAAAGTAGTTTCCTAACCAGTGCCGCAAAACCCAGCCAGGCTCCTACCGATATCGGTGGTGAGGTCGCCTTTGCCGGACGCTCTAATGCAGGCAAATCTAGCGCACTCAATACCATCACCAATCAAACCAAACTGGCTCGTACCAGCAAGACACCGGGGCGTACGCAGTTACTCAACTTCTTTCAGGTTAATGAGGATATACGTCTCGTTGATCTCCCCGGTTATGGCTTTGCCAAGGTGCCATTAGCCGTTAAACTGAACTGGGAGAAATCACTGAGTGAATACCTTGAAACCCGCAAGTCACTAAAAGGAATGATTTTATTATGTGATTCCAGAAGGGCGTTAACCGAATATGATCAACAAATGATCCTCTGGTGTCATCAGGCTGGTCTGGCAGTGCATATCCTCCTCACCAAGTCCGACAAACTCAAGAAAGGCCCTGCCAAGGCCTCCCTGCTCGCCGCCAAACGTCTGCTACCTACCCTGCATCCCGATGCCAGCGTGCAATTATTTTCATCGCTAAAGAAGACTGGTGTCGATGAGGCTATAAAACAACTGAATCAATGGTTGGTGACCGAAAAACCGGGGACAGACCACGGTTCTTCCGGGGATGACATGCTCTGA
- a CDS encoding LysR family transcriptional regulator — protein MNSINWDGFRYFVAAAETGSLSAAAKSLGSNQPTVGRHVNALEAALGIKLFQRHAKGLTLTQEGAYILEQSLSIRSLVVKSKRAVQEGEKEICGTVRVAVPEGLCMEVLLPVLPELYQKYPEINITLNVSSSTANLTSGDADIAIRLFRPSDANLVVKYIGNMEMGLYASSEYLATHGTPLKIPDLKHHHIIAYGDVLSSLPENQWLADHITPSRCILRSDNTMARLKATLIGLGVSIQPHIFSRMNKDLNPVITGEVIPEHEIWLVYHNDLRHSGRVRAVIDFVSKQLALTLK, from the coding sequence ATGAATAGCATTAACTGGGATGGGTTTCGATATTTTGTCGCAGCGGCAGAAACAGGTAGTCTTTCTGCCGCTGCGAAATCACTGGGCTCTAATCAACCAACTGTTGGTAGGCACGTTAATGCCCTGGAAGCTGCACTTGGAATTAAATTATTTCAGCGTCATGCAAAAGGGTTAACGCTGACACAGGAAGGTGCGTATATTCTGGAACAATCACTATCCATACGTTCATTGGTGGTAAAATCAAAACGAGCCGTGCAGGAAGGAGAAAAGGAAATATGCGGGACAGTCAGGGTTGCCGTTCCTGAGGGCTTATGTATGGAAGTTTTACTACCGGTACTGCCTGAGCTTTATCAGAAGTATCCTGAAATAAATATAACTCTTAATGTATCATCGAGCACGGCTAATCTGACAAGTGGTGATGCAGATATTGCAATTCGATTATTTCGTCCCAGTGATGCCAATCTTGTCGTTAAATATATTGGCAATATGGAGATGGGTTTATACGCATCAAGTGAATATTTGGCGACACATGGAACACCATTAAAAATCCCTGACCTTAAGCATCATCATATAATTGCATATGGCGATGTCCTTTCTTCTTTACCTGAAAATCAGTGGTTGGCAGATCATATAACTCCATCGCGATGCATTTTACGTAGTGATAATACGATGGCACGACTAAAGGCAACATTAATAGGTTTAGGGGTATCGATACAACCACATATATTTTCCAGGATGAACAAGGATCTTAATCCTGTAATCACAGGTGAAGTAATACCTGAACATGAAATATGGCTGGTATATCACAATGATCTTAGGCACAGTGGGCGTGTTCGTGCTGTGATTGATTTCGTGTCAAAGCAATTAGCATTAACACTAAAATAG
- the lpdA gene encoding dihydrolipoyl dehydrogenase, whose protein sequence is MKYDVIVIGAGPAGYVAAIRCAQLGLKIACIDQWLNEKGQARLGGTCLNAGCIPSKALLESSELYYRAQHEFINHGLKINKLGLDLKTMQSHKDGIVQQLTDGISSLFQVNKIEWLQGSAQLLEGLRVAFTAHGKKKAGILQATNIIIASGSRPVEIAAAPLDNQHIVDSSGALAFKKVPKRLGIIGAGVIGLELGSVWKRLGSEVTILEAQEQFLPSVDQKIAKLALREYRKQGLDIQLGARVTSSKRLSRSVKIQYEQGGDNKQLTVDQLVVAVGRRPNSETIAAAEANLLLDERGFINVDEYCATNIPNVYAIGDVVRGPMLAHKGSEEGVIVAESIASGKRKKVNLDIIPSVIYTHPELSSVGKTEEELKEAGVAYRSGSFPFAANGRARAMDAPEGLVKLLADRDTDQLLGVHIFGAGASELIAEATLALEFCASSEDLARTIHAHPTLSESIHEAALGVTGHAIHQAR, encoded by the coding sequence ATGAAATATGATGTCATTGTTATTGGTGCGGGGCCAGCCGGATATGTGGCCGCTATTCGTTGTGCTCAACTGGGGCTGAAAATCGCTTGTATTGATCAGTGGCTGAATGAAAAGGGGCAGGCTCGACTCGGCGGCACCTGCCTGAATGCCGGCTGCATTCCATCCAAGGCGCTACTTGAATCCTCTGAACTCTACTACCGTGCACAACATGAATTTATCAATCATGGCCTCAAGATCAACAAACTGGGTCTCGATCTAAAGACCATGCAAAGCCATAAAGACGGTATTGTACAACAACTCACCGATGGTATCTCCAGCCTGTTCCAGGTCAACAAGATCGAATGGCTACAGGGTAGCGCACAATTACTGGAGGGACTGCGGGTCGCCTTTACCGCACATGGTAAAAAGAAAGCCGGGATATTGCAGGCAACAAACATCATCATTGCCAGTGGCTCACGTCCGGTTGAGATTGCTGCCGCCCCCCTCGACAATCAACACATTGTCGATTCCAGTGGTGCCCTCGCCTTTAAAAAAGTGCCTAAACGCCTGGGAATTATTGGTGCCGGTGTTATCGGCCTTGAACTCGGTAGCGTATGGAAACGTCTGGGATCTGAAGTCACTATTCTGGAAGCACAGGAACAGTTCCTGCCCAGCGTCGATCAAAAGATTGCCAAGCTGGCATTAAGAGAATATCGCAAACAGGGGCTTGATATCCAGCTCGGTGCCCGTGTCACCTCCAGCAAACGCCTATCCCGCTCGGTCAAGATACAATACGAACAAGGCGGGGATAACAAACAACTGACCGTTGATCAACTGGTCGTCGCTGTCGGTCGCCGACCTAATTCAGAGACCATTGCCGCAGCTGAGGCCAACCTGCTACTGGATGAACGCGGATTTATTAATGTCGACGAATACTGCGCAACCAATATCCCGAATGTCTACGCCATTGGTGATGTCGTACGCGGCCCGATGCTGGCACACAAGGGCTCGGAGGAAGGTGTTATCGTGGCCGAGAGTATCGCCAGTGGCAAGAGAAAAAAGGTTAACCTTGATATCATCCCCTCGGTTATCTACACCCATCCAGAATTATCCTCGGTTGGAAAAACAGAAGAGGAATTAAAAGAGGCCGGGGTTGCTTATCGTTCAGGGAGTTTTCCCTTTGCTGCCAATGGTCGCGCCAGAGCGATGGATGCACCCGAGGGGCTGGTTAAACTATTAGCTGATCGTGATACCGATCAATTACTCGGTGTGCATATCTTTGGCGCCGGTGCCTCAGAACTCATCGCCGAGGCCACCCTGGCATTAGAATTCTGTGCCAGCAGTGAAGACCTCGCCCGCACCATTCACGCCCACCCCACCCTGTCTGAATCAATACATGAAGCAGCCCTGGGTGTTACGGGACATGCCATCCATCAGGCGCGTTAA
- a CDS encoding cytochrome c4, whose product MNKIALSLRVFGLALAFAGFSTAASAAADISAGQATAGVCAGCHGMDGNSFNPAWPKLAAQHPGYLVKQLADFKAGDRTNAIMAPMAMGLSPQDMENVAAYFAAQKKSAGNADASGTSVGELIYRSGNLDSGVTACTACHGADAAGNPAAGFPVLGSQHAAYTQAQLKAFASGERSNDSAKMMQMIASKLTDAEIQAVAAYIEGLK is encoded by the coding sequence ATGAACAAAATAGCCTTGTCTTTGAGGGTCTTCGGGCTTGCACTTGCGTTTGCCGGTTTTTCAACAGCGGCTTCAGCAGCGGCTGATATTAGCGCGGGTCAGGCTACGGCCGGAGTTTGTGCCGGTTGTCATGGCATGGATGGAAATAGCTTTAACCCTGCATGGCCGAAACTGGCGGCGCAGCATCCGGGTTATCTGGTTAAGCAATTAGCAGATTTTAAGGCCGGTGATCGGACCAATGCGATTATGGCACCGATGGCGATGGGGCTGAGTCCACAGGATATGGAGAATGTCGCCGCTTATTTTGCAGCGCAGAAAAAATCAGCAGGTAATGCAGATGCGTCAGGTACCAGCGTGGGTGAATTGATCTATCGTAGTGGTAACCTGGACTCTGGTGTGACGGCATGTACAGCTTGTCATGGTGCTGATGCTGCGGGTAATCCAGCCGCTGGTTTCCCTGTATTGGGTAGTCAGCATGCGGCTTATACCCAGGCTCAATTAAAGGCCTTTGCCTCGGGTGAGCGTAGTAATGATAGTGCTAAAATGATGCAGATGATTGCATCGAAGCTGACGGATGCTGAGATACAGGCCGTTGCTGCCTATATTGAAGGTCTTAAGTAG
- the polA gene encoding DNA polymerase I → MMKNKPLILIDGSSYLYRAFHAMPPLTNSHGESTGTVYGVINMLRKLITEYEPDQIAVIFDARGKTFRDDLYPEYKANRPSMPDELAEQIEPIHAIIRAMGLPILQVSGVEADDVIGTLARQASARGIDTLISTGDKDMAQLVDDHVHLINTMTNVTLDRAGVVEKFGVPPERIIELLGLMGDSSDNIPGVPKVGPKTAVKWLNQYGDADTLVAHADEIKGKVGESLRAHLDDLAMSRDLATIRCELDLELGVDDLAPAEADNESLKQLYARMEFSTWLREIVGSLSTQEPKEPLRYDVVDTEEQLKDWIERIKQAPYFALDTETTSLDYMQAEIVGVSLSVEPGEAAYIPLAHLYEGMPAQLDRDEVLQALKPILEDERYHKLGQHLKYDKNVLENHGITLRGIVFDTMLESYVADSAANRHNLDTLALKYLGHKMISYTDVAGKGAKQLNFAQVPIEQAAPYAAEDAEVALRLHQYLWPQIEQEPELKAIFSELELPLLSVLSRIERTGVLIDTQMLAAQSKEIATKLAKIEMEAYRLADGPFNLASPKQIQEILYQRQNLPVLAKTPKGAPSTAESVLQELALDYPLPKLILEYRALSKLKSTYIDKLPQQVDPRTGRVHTSYHQAVTATGRLSSSDPNLQNIPVRSEEGRRIRQAFIAAEGARIVAADYSQVELRIMAHLSADEGLLTAFAQGEDIHRATASEVFGCSVEAVTKEQRRAAKAINFGLIYGMSAFGLAKQLDIQRGQAQEYIDRYFQRYPGVKAYMERTREQAHADGYVSTVFGRRLYLPEINAKNGMRRQQAERAAINAPMQGTAADIIKRAMLQVDQWVSTQGNEVKLLMQVHDELVFEIAEPRLEEAVVAIRQAMESAAHLSVPLIVDIGVGKNWDEAH, encoded by the coding sequence CTGATGAAAAATAAACCCCTGATCCTGATCGATGGTTCGTCTTATCTCTACCGAGCCTTCCACGCTATGCCACCCCTAACCAATTCCCATGGTGAATCCACCGGCACGGTCTATGGTGTTATTAATATGTTGCGTAAGCTGATTACGGAGTATGAGCCGGATCAGATTGCGGTGATATTTGATGCCAGGGGTAAGACCTTTCGTGATGATCTATATCCGGAATATAAGGCCAATCGACCCTCGATGCCGGATGAGCTGGCAGAACAGATCGAACCCATCCATGCCATTATTCGTGCTATGGGTCTGCCGATATTGCAGGTATCGGGGGTGGAGGCGGATGATGTGATTGGCACGCTGGCGCGACAGGCGAGTGCTCGCGGTATTGATACCCTGATCTCTACCGGGGATAAGGATATGGCACAGTTAGTGGATGATCATGTGCATCTGATTAATACCATGACCAATGTGACGCTGGATCGGGCGGGTGTGGTGGAGAAGTTCGGGGTGCCACCGGAACGTATTATTGAGCTGCTGGGGCTGATGGGTGATAGCTCGGATAATATCCCCGGTGTGCCTAAAGTGGGCCCCAAGACGGCAGTGAAGTGGCTGAATCAGTATGGTGATGCCGATACCCTGGTGGCGCATGCGGACGAGATCAAGGGCAAGGTGGGTGAGAGTTTGCGCGCCCATCTGGATGATCTGGCGATGTCACGTGATCTGGCAACCATTCGTTGTGAACTGGATCTGGAGCTGGGTGTTGATGATCTGGCACCTGCTGAAGCGGATAATGAGTCATTGAAGCAGTTGTATGCACGGATGGAGTTTTCCACCTGGTTGCGGGAGATTGTGGGTAGCCTGTCGACACAGGAGCCCAAGGAACCGCTGCGTTATGATGTGGTCGATACCGAGGAACAGCTAAAGGACTGGATCGAGCGTATCAAACAGGCCCCTTATTTTGCGCTGGATACTGAGACTACCAGTCTGGATTATATGCAGGCCGAGATTGTCGGGGTCTCGCTGTCGGTAGAGCCGGGTGAGGCGGCCTATATTCCGTTGGCTCATTTGTATGAGGGGATGCCAGCGCAACTGGATCGTGATGAGGTGCTACAGGCATTGAAGCCGATCCTGGAGGATGAGCGTTATCACAAGCTTGGGCAGCATCTTAAATATGATAAAAATGTGCTGGAAAATCATGGGATTACACTGAGAGGCATCGTGTTTGATACGATGCTGGAGTCCTATGTCGCTGATAGTGCGGCGAATCGGCATAATCTCGATACCTTGGCACTGAAGTATCTGGGTCACAAGATGATCAGCTATACCGATGTGGCAGGTAAGGGTGCGAAACAGCTCAATTTTGCCCAGGTGCCGATTGAACAGGCGGCACCTTATGCGGCTGAGGATGCTGAGGTCGCCCTGCGGTTACATCAATATCTGTGGCCACAAATCGAACAGGAACCGGAGCTCAAGGCTATATTCAGCGAGCTGGAGCTGCCCTTATTATCGGTGTTATCACGTATTGAGCGTACAGGTGTTTTGATTGATACGCAGATGTTGGCGGCACAAAGCAAGGAGATCGCTACAAAGTTAGCAAAGATCGAGATGGAGGCCTATCGGTTGGCGGATGGTCCGTTTAATCTGGCGTCACCCAAGCAGATCCAGGAGATTCTGTATCAGCGTCAGAATCTACCCGTGCTGGCAAAGACCCCCAAGGGTGCTCCCTCTACCGCCGAATCGGTATTGCAGGAGTTGGCACTGGATTATCCGCTACCTAAATTGATCCTTGAATATCGTGCCCTGAGCAAGCTGAAATCCACCTATATTGATAAACTGCCCCAGCAGGTTGATCCTCGTACGGGTCGGGTGCATACCTCTTATCATCAAGCGGTTACGGCGACCGGTCGCCTATCTTCTTCTGATCCTAATCTACAGAATATCCCGGTACGCAGTGAGGAAGGTCGGCGTATTCGACAGGCCTTTATCGCTGCAGAGGGCGCGCGTATTGTGGCGGCCGATTACTCCCAGGTGGAGTTGCGGATCATGGCGCATCTATCGGCAGATGAGGGTCTGTTGACCGCATTCGCTCAGGGCGAGGATATTCACCGTGCCACCGCGAGTGAGGTCTTTGGCTGTAGTGTTGAGGCGGTGACAAAGGAGCAGCGCAGGGCAGCCAAGGCGATTAATTTTGGCCTGATCTATGGTATGTCGGCCTTTGGTCTGGCTAAACAGCTTGATATCCAACGGGGTCAAGCGCAGGAATATATTGATCGCTATTTCCAGCGTTACCCAGGGGTTAAAGCATATATGGAGCGTACCCGTGAGCAGGCGCATGCCGATGGTTATGTCTCCACCGTATTTGGTCGTCGTCTATATCTACCGGAGATTAATGCAAAAAACGGGATGCGTCGGCAACAGGCCGAGCGTGCTGCCATTAATGCGCCAATGCAGGGCACGGCAGCAGATATCATCAAGCGTGCCATGTTGCAGGTGGATCAGTGGGTGTCGACACAGGGCAATGAGGTCAAGTTGCTGATGCAGGTGCATGATGAATTGGTGTTTGAGATTGCTGAACCCAGGTTAGAGGAAGCGGTTGTTGCGATTCGACAGGCGATGGAGTCAGCAGCCCATTTGAGCGTACCACTGATTGTCGATATCGGGGTGGGTAAAAACTGGGATGAGGCACATTAA
- a CDS encoding PEP-CTERM sorting domain-containing protein yields MNKYFLRLFGTLLCMVSTSSFSATVIFSDGFEGESGYGLNYSSFNNWDITSGSVDLINQGSYSLSCVGNTGRCVDLDGSSNQAGTFSTKQTFNLSPGTYELSFALSGNQRNSSLDVVDVSMSSLFSTQISKNGFDPYELFSFIITVNSPTSTGITFTHQGVDNLGMMLDDVQLVSTVPVPGAVWLLGSGLITLFGLSRRRGCAPHIC; encoded by the coding sequence ATGAACAAATATTTTTTAAGACTATTCGGCACACTACTATGTATGGTCTCAACCAGCAGTTTTTCAGCAACTGTGATATTCAGTGATGGCTTCGAAGGTGAATCTGGTTATGGTTTAAACTATAGCTCCTTCAATAACTGGGACATCACCAGCGGATCAGTCGATCTTATTAATCAAGGTAGTTATAGTCTATCCTGTGTTGGCAACACGGGACGTTGTGTTGACCTGGATGGCTCATCAAACCAGGCAGGCACCTTTTCCACTAAGCAGACATTCAACTTGTCTCCAGGCACTTACGAACTTTCTTTTGCACTTTCAGGGAATCAGCGTAATTCAAGCCTGGATGTAGTTGATGTCTCCATGAGCAGTTTATTTAGCACACAAATTTCAAAAAATGGATTTGACCCGTACGAGCTTTTTTCCTTTATTATCACGGTGAACAGCCCAACATCGACAGGCATTACTTTCACCCATCAGGGGGTAGATAATCTAGGTATGATGCTTGATGATGTGCAGCTGGTTTCTACTGTGCCAGTACCGGGTGCCGTCTGGTTATTGGGTAGTGGCCTGATAACACTGTTTGGTTTATCACGACGCAGAGGGTGCGCGCCGCATATATGTTAA